The genomic window gGCTCTGCCGGGGCATTGATCTATCGGGAGCACTTTAATGATGGGCATTAAGTGCCGGGAAGCTGCCGGCTCTGGCTCGCAAAGCCACCATTTCAATCCTCTTGTGGAAGTTTGATACCCAAAGTGGAAGCACAAATGCCGGGGGAGGCAATTAAAGCATTAAGGAAATCTAATTGTGCAGCTGAAAGGCTGAGATGTCCCCAGCCCGCACAAGGTcccctcctggctcctgcttcAGTGTCCCCCGAGGCgctgggggaaaggaagggaagggggacaggggggtcctgcagcagggtggCAGTGGGGGACACTGCCACGACCCTTGGGGGGTGCTCTGGGGCCACCTGGGATTTGGGCTCTGGAGAACAAGAGGATGATGTGTCCCCAACCGTGGTGTCGTGGTTGGTGGGGTGAGTGGGGGGACCCCTGGCATCTTCTGGAGAGCCCCCCCGCCCCACACGGGATGCATTTCCACTTGGTGGAGCTGGCTGGTTCTCCCAAGTGCTCCTGGTGGCTCCTTTTGGGGACATTTGTACCAATGGTGGTCGAGGAGGAGCTGGCACGGAGAGCTGCTGGCTCAGAGTGCTTTGCAATCAGGAGGTGACACCAGGACAGGgcgctgggggggggggtttggagGTTTCCCCCATGTAGGGAAGGAAGGGCTGgtccccatctcccccccccACGCTGTCCTGTCTCCCCCACAGGTCTGTTGAAGATGCACTGGTCACCAGAGCATGCCCAGTCCCTCAACCAGTGGCCGGAGCAGCACCTCGACGtctcctccaccacctcctctccAGCCCACAAATCCGAGCTCTACCCCAGCACCCGACAACGTTTCAACTACGCTTGGGCCAACGACGACATCTCGGCCCTCACCGCCTCCAACCTCCTCAAGAGGTACGCCGAGAAGTATTCGGGGGTGCTGGACGCACCCTACGAGCGCCCGGCGCTGAGCGGCTACGGGGATGGAGCCTTCGGGACGGTTAACGGGCAGAAAGGGGACGGGGAGCCCTGGCCGGGGGCTCACGGCTCCGACGGCTCCTACCCCCTGACCCCCCTCCACGATGCTCTCCCGGGGGCCAAGGGGGTGGTGCCCCCCGCCGTCCCCCCCGGCGGTGGAGCCATCAGCCTGGGGGGTTCCCCCGTGGTCTCGGCCAACCTCGCCGACCCCATTTATCCCGGGAATTCCTGCGGAGGAGCCGCCGCCGGTTCGGCTGGGTTGGGGTCATCTCAGGAATATCCCTCAGGCTACGGCGGCACCTACTTGCCCTCCGGCTATTGCACCCAACCCGCGGCCGCGCTTCCCCCCCCGCACCCCCCggggctcctgcagcccccgCACCCCTCGCCCGCCCTCGTCCCAGCCTACGGCTCCTCCGGTCCCGTCTACAACTACGCGGCCGGCACCTACCCGCCCCAGCCGGGCTACGGGGCCATCCACCCGCCCCATCCCTCCGCTTCCTACCTCCCCTCCGCCATcgccacccccacccccataCCGGCCCCCCCGCCCCCCACTCGCCCCACCTATGGCTACCAGGGGGCGGGTTTGGCCCCGCTGGCCGTGCCGCCCCTGGGCACCGAGGCGGCGGGAGCCCTGAAGCGTAAAGCCTTCGACATCTCCGGCGGGGAGGACGAGGGGGAGGGCAGGTACAGGAAATACAGCTACGAGCAGCCAAAGTCCCCCTACCCCATGTCGGACAACGGCGAGTGCCGGGGCAACGGGTTCGGTGGCAGCACCGAGTCCCCTCAGGTGACCTTCAAGCCCGGGAAGCGGCCGTCGGGAGCCGGGAACGCCGAGGAGCACAGCGGGAAATACGGGGGGCAGGCAATGAAGAGTATGGTGTCACCACCCTACggtgctggggatgctcctcTGAGGCCACCCGAGCCCTTCGAGAAGTTCAGTCCCCCCCTGGCCAACGGGGAGCGGGCAGCCGAGCCGGGCCCCCCCTTCCCGTTGCGGCTGCCCCCCAAAGCACCGCTCTTCGGCATGGAGGAGCAGCCCAAGAACGTCGACCCCATGGTCTTGGAGCTGGTGAACACCAAGATGGTGGAGAGAGGGCCCCCCGTGCAGTGGGCAGACATCGCTGGGCAGGTCTCTGTCAAAGCCACCATCGAGGAGGAGCTGGTGTGGCCCATCCTTCGTCCCGGCGCCTACACCGGGGCCAACCGGCCGCCCCGAACCATCCTGCTCTTCGGTCCCCGGGGCACGGGGAAGACCCTGCTGAGCCGCTGCATCTCCACCCAGCTGGGCTCCACCTTGCTGAAGCTCAGTGGAGCAGCCCTGCTCTCCACCTGGAAAGCTGAAGCCGAGAAGATCCTGCAGACCGTCTTCTTCGTGGCCAGCTGCCGGCAGCCCGCCGTGGTGCTCATCACCGAGGCCGAGTCCTTGCTGGTGGCCCGGGCCAGCGAGGATGGCAGCCAGGTCAGCAACCTCAAATCTCAGCTCCTTTCCTACATGGACAACGTCTCTACCTCATCCGAGCAGAACGTGGTCATCATCGGCACCACCTCCAGGCCCGGCAGCATGGACGAAGCTTCCCACCGCCGCTTCGCCAAACGCTTCTACATCTCCCCCCCCGACAGCATCGCCCGGAGACAGATCCTCCACCACGCCCTGGCCCAGAGGAGCTCCTGCCTGAGCGAGAGGGAGATGTCCTCCTTGGTGCAGCACACCGAGAGCTTCTCTGGCAGCGAGCTggtccagctctgccagcacgCCGGGGCCACCACCACCCTGCACGCTTTGCCGGGGCAGATCCAACCCACCTCCTACCAGGACTTTGAGAAAGCCTTCTGCAAGGTCcgccctgctgcctcccagaaGGAGCTGGACTTGTTCCTGGAGTGGGATAAAATGTATGGCACCCGGCACTGATGGTGTGGTGGTGGAAaagttggggggggggacaggcTTGGACCCTTGTCCCCAACCCCAGGGACATCCCGGGGACTCGGGTGAGGGATGGAGCCACCTTGGGCTCCGTGGGAGTTCCCCATGAGCCAGGGCCAGACCCATCTCCTGAAAAGCAGGGAACCCTCTCCCTAaaaccctcccccccctccccccgggCCTCTTCTTTCCTATTTTGGGACTCAGCTGGGTTTTTCCTCTCCGTGGTTTTTTGGGAGCCCCCCAAACTCAGGACAacctatttattattttcccgTTCAGCCACCCCTGGACCAGCGAGCGCCTCGGATCCGGCCTGGGATGCACCagctccccctctccccacccctcctaAGCCTcacttattattatttttattttttgggagggggtgggggggtttgATGGCTTTTCTTGTTCCTACCAGAAATACCTCGGGCATCTTTCAAGTAAAGCAGCCCCCTGGCACATGGCACCAGCAGAGTCCTtgagcagggaaggggggaacGGGACACAACAGACACAAAACCAGGGAGTTTTGGAGTAAAATGCTGTAGATGATTATAGTAGGctcctttctgtttgtttgtttttggttttgttttattttgttgtttttgtaaGGTATGCAGtagttgttttgattttgttttctttttaactactcaggaaaagaattacctcagaaaaaaaataacacgAAGaatgtgtttgttgttttttttttttaaaaaaaaaacctctttttagcttttcagaaaaggaaaaagagattttttttttaaaaagaaaaaaaaaaaaagaagagttttcaGACCTGGGCAAAAGCTCCTGGATTTGCTTCCAAAGgggcagaggaagaaaggaaaaaaaaaaaagagcgaAACAAAAACTTGAAGCTGTTACAAAGATGAAAGTTGAATGTATTTTGGGTGCTTTTTACTTATATTATGccattattttcccttttttttgttgttaaaaccTCATTTTACTGTAGCATTCGGGGGGAGTCATGTCTTAGTGCTGTAGCTTGGAAGCTGGTGCCAGCACCACTTTTTGGATCAGGATggttcctcctcccccccagccaTAGGAGGGaccccaaacccaccccccCGGTGCCCTTTTTAACCTGGGGTGGAACTGCAGGGCTCAGTGTTCCCTTTTCACCCccaaaaaagggatttttttggcTTCAGTGTGGGCTCAGTGCTGAGAAGCCCCTCAGAACCTGGTAATTGGGG from Calypte anna isolate BGI_N300 chromosome 33, bCalAnn1_v1.p, whole genome shotgun sequence includes these protein-coding regions:
- the FIGNL2 gene encoding putative fidgetin-like protein 2, with protein sequence MHWSPEHAQSLNQWPEQHLDVSSTTSSPAHKSELYPSTRQRFNYAWANDDISALTASNLLKRYAEKYSGVLDAPYERPALSGYGDGAFGTVNGQKGDGEPWPGAHGSDGSYPLTPLHDALPGAKGVVPPAVPPGGGAISLGGSPVVSANLADPIYPGNSCGGAAAGSAGLGSSQEYPSGYGGTYLPSGYCTQPAAALPPPHPPGLLQPPHPSPALVPAYGSSGPVYNYAAGTYPPQPGYGAIHPPHPSASYLPSAIATPTPIPAPPPPTRPTYGYQGAGLAPLAVPPLGTEAAGALKRKAFDISGGEDEGEGRYRKYSYEQPKSPYPMSDNGECRGNGFGGSTESPQVTFKPGKRPSGAGNAEEHSGKYGGQAMKSMVSPPYGAGDAPLRPPEPFEKFSPPLANGERAAEPGPPFPLRLPPKAPLFGMEEQPKNVDPMVLELVNTKMVERGPPVQWADIAGQVSVKATIEEELVWPILRPGAYTGANRPPRTILLFGPRGTGKTLLSRCISTQLGSTLLKLSGAALLSTWKAEAEKILQTVFFVASCRQPAVVLITEAESLLVARASEDGSQVSNLKSQLLSYMDNVSTSSEQNVVIIGTTSRPGSMDEASHRRFAKRFYISPPDSIARRQILHHALAQRSSCLSEREMSSLVQHTESFSGSELVQLCQHAGATTTLHALPGQIQPTSYQDFEKAFCKVRPAASQKELDLFLEWDKMYGTRH